Proteins from a single region of Budorcas taxicolor isolate Tak-1 chromosome 11, Takin1.1, whole genome shotgun sequence:
- the TTC32 gene encoding tetratricopeptide repeat protein 32, translating to MDGQQEQESPAVLALAQAHFKRGEYAEAEALYSAYIRQCACAASEGAAHLSKCSPEDLATAFNNRGQIKYFRVDFYEAMDDYTSAIEVQPSFEVPYYNRGLILYRLGYFDDALEDFKKVLDLNPGFQDAVLSLKQTILDKEEKQRRNY from the exons ATGGACGGGCAGCAAGAGCAGGAAAGTCCCGCAGTCCTAGCACTAGCCCAGGCTCATTTCAAAAGAGGTGAATACGCGGAGGCCGAGGCGCTGTACTCCGCTTACATTCGCCAGTGCGCCTGTGCGGCCTCGGAGGGAGCAGCACACCTGAG CAAATGCAGCCCTGAGGATTTGGCTACTGCATTTAACAACAGGGGGCAAATCAAAtacttcagggttgatttttacGAAGCCATGGACGACTACACATCTGCTATAGAAGTCCAACCCAGTTTTGAAGTTCCATATTACAACAGAGGCTTGATATTGTATAGGCTGG GATACTTTGATGATGCTTTGGAAGATTTCAAGAAAGTATTAGACTTAAATCCTGGATTTCAAGATGCTGTTTTGAGCTTAAAACAGACTATTctagacaaagaagaaaagcaaagaagaaattattGA